TCCTTTTACCTTAGTCatagtaatattgatgacctgggtGGTTCTTCTACGAGCTGAACGTGTTTTCTTGGTGGAGTCCAGAGACAGGTCCCCGATGGAGCCGATGCTGCTGTCCAGCTTGGATTGTGCACGGTTGGGGATGGGGGTGAAGTAGAGGCTTTCCAGGGACTCCACCTTCCTGGGAAGGCGGTTGGAGGACTGGGGCTCTGGGCTGACGGACTTGGCGGTGGAGGTTGAGGCTCCTTGATGGGAGCGTCCATTCTTTCTATAAAAGAAGAGTCAGAGTAAAGTAAGTTCCATGATGCAATGAAGTTGTGTCGTCATCTTCTACTTTGCAATCGCGCCAACAAATCTCCACCGATGTTCTCTACAGTGCGGTGGATAACAACACGTTATAAAGCTGCGGCTGCTTCCCGGTCCGATCTATCACCAGTTACACAATCGGCTCTGCTGGTTACCTGGTGGAGTTCATGGGGTGCTCCTCCTCGTCGCTCATGTCCAGACTGTCGATACTGACGTCTGCGCGGCTCCGGGTGACTCGTGGCAGGCGTAGGGTTTCCCTGCTCTTCATGGCATCCGTGGAAACTTGGAACTTCCCCAGCTCACGCAGCTGTCGATCTGCGTACTCCACCTACGGGAGAAAAGAGGTCACAGGCGGAGGCACAAACTGACAAGATAAAGCTCAACTTCACAACGGGCACCATGCCACCGATCTAAGAATTAAAACCAGCAAATAAAGGGCGTGTATACTTTTGCAAGCAAGATAAATGAAATAATGAAGCCTTGATTAAACATCTCCTGCTTCGGGTATACAGAGCTATGGGTCACTAGGGGACAGAGCAGGAGACTCCTACAACACAGGCGCCTAGGAGCGGTACCCGCTACCAGAGCGCAGAAGCCCCCCTCACCTGCGCCTGCAGGCTCCGTACTTGTCCGCTCAGGGTCTTGCAGTTCTCCTCAGCCTCCTTGGTTTGGAGCAGTGACAGCTGCAGCTCCTTGTGCAGCCGCTCAGACTGCACCTTCAGATCACTGCTCTCCTTGCGCAGCTTGTCCTGCTCCCTGGTGATGCTCGCCAGCTCGTCGCTCAATTGCTGGTTCTGCTGCTTCTTTGCATCGTAGTGAACTTTTGCTTTATCCATCTGGTGAAAAGAGAGACAGAAGTGGGTGAGAAGTGACAGAAACTGCAGAGAAGTAGTGACTCAGGAGATCAGGTCGTCATTCTGGGATTTATTGTCTTTTCAGTGACCTCCAGGAGCCGCAAGTGTCACTAAAATCCTCCTCAGCGGCTATTTCACGTGTCCCCTCCATCcgcctggctgcagcggtgacgtaATGTTTTGGGTGCCCGTATACTGCCTGCACCCGCTACAGCAAATCACTGGGTTTCGCATACACTGACCAGGCcaacaactggctgcagcagtcagccCATGCAGTATATGGGATCATCATCACTGCAGTCGGGAGGGGGGTAAATTAGCGGGTCTGGATTGGAggggcttaggctagtttcacacttgcggcaggacggatccgacaggctgtttaccatgtcggatccgtcctgcggctatttcgccgtgccgccggaccgccgctccgtccccattgactataatggggacgggtgcggagctccggcgcagcacggcggtgcacgtagaaagccgccggactaaaaagcccgacatgcagtaattttagtccggcggcccttctccgtgctgcgccggagctccgcccccatccccattatagtcaatggggaccgagcagcggtccggcggcacggcgaaatagccgcaggacggatccgacatggtgaacagcctgtcggatccgtcctgccgcaagtgtgaaagtagccttaggaagcCCCAATAAACCTGACGTCAGGACCTCCTCTCTGAGCTGCTCCCTTCGGTTAAATTTGCCTGGTCATGGAGCTCATGGCAGCGCTTTCCTTTGCCATATGACACCACATTTCTTGCAGCAGCCGATGCAGAGAAACATGTGTCCCCAAAAGTAAACAAAGAAACAAGGAAGGAGTAGAAGAAGCAAACCTGGGTCTTGTAGTGCTCCACCGCCTGAACCTGCTTCTCAAGCTGCTCCTCCAGCTCAGAGACCTTCTTCCGGGTTTTCTCCACCTCATCGTGGGTTTCGCCATCTTGCTGCAGAGAAAGAAGCATTGACAGTGAGGGGTGTAAACAGGCCTCATTGTGGAGAGGCCCCATTATGACCGCAGCTTGTACCTTCAGCTTCTGCTGTTGGCTCCGGATTGTCTTCTCCTGCTGGTTGATCTGCTTGTTCAGCTCACGCACCTGCACGGGGGCAGACAGTCAGCGACAAGACTGGAGCAAAGGAGACAAATACGGTGGACTCATGCCAGCAGTGGATACCCCGGCCCAGGGGAGGACGCCCCCAAGGACAATCCATCCGCCTGCTATTATAACTGGACTGATCACCTCTCTGCTCCTCTGTTCTCAGTATCGTCACTGGATCCCATGCTGACAGGAGTACACCGTCTGCACAACGTCACAAGGAGGGGTCAAAGCCATGAGATTTATGCAGCGCGAGGTTAGTAGCTTGATCATGCACCCCCCCTCCACCCCAGCACTCGCACAGGGACCATGCCGCCATCTTCATTGAAAACTGTTTGCAGGTTCGTGCAAGATTCTACATCCCATGTAATCACCCGGCAGAGGGAGGGAGATAATCCAGACTCTGCGCAGTCACAGGGGGAGGGTCTAGCACAAAGCTTGCAGGTGGCTGCGCAGGAACAGAATTACACGGGCAGGAAATCAttgtgcaggcagtatatatatatctatatatacacatatctacTAGGACCTCTGCCAATATAGAATTACAAGGAATCACAGGGGGGCGATTCACGGTTTGGAAGCAAAAGATGCCAAAGAAATGGAAGTTTTCTAACCTGggtgagattttttttctctctccacaGCAGAATCTATTCAACTACAAGAGCGTGAGGAATGGGAGCGGCACATTCACCTCACGCCACCGCGGGCAAACAGTTCGCAAGGAAAACTGCTGCGGAGCGAGAGCCCAGAGACGGCACAGAGTGGCTATGTTAGCGGCATGCACCATCACCGTTTTAGGAGCTGGAGCCGAGAGCTGTTCACACCCGTTACCTGGTCAGACTGCTCTTTCTTTGCTGCCTCCAACTGATCCACCTGTCAGGAAACATGAGCGAGCGTAAACTGTAAGTGGGCATTACCTACAACAGCCCCTAAACTCCAGTCACATCCggagctgcagtcacaattctgcCTGCACATCTCCCAGCTTCTTCTGCATTCTCTAGGCCAGCTGTGCGCTGGAGTAGACCTGTGCTGCAATTTGCACCACCGTTCTGCCCTGAACTATAGTAAATGTGTCTAGCGGCAGGAGGTCACCACACCCCGAAAGTGCCAACGTGCCAAaagttgtatatttttttgttccaCTTTATGAACGCAAACACGGTGCATGTTCCTATACaccgacagcaagcagagaaAGAAAGCCAGTCAAATCTAGTGTAAAACAATCAAACGGCACCAGCCTCTCTTGTCCtgacagtttgttacaatgtatcagtccaggCTTTGTGTTGCACAGAGGATTGTCCAAGACTGGAGGCAActgtaacaaaccttcagctgAGAGCCGCATTCGGTCCGCGTAGAATagtttatatttaaaggggttgtgaagccAATACATATTGATGAggtatcccgaggataggtcatctatatcagatcTGTGGAGGGTCCGGCTCACGGCACCCCCCACCGCCGATCAGCGGTTTGTAGAGGAGGTGGCGCTCGTATGAGCGCAATTTcatcttcaagattacactgcgcGTCGTCTCGCTTGCACCATCGGAGCAGGGTTATTACAAGTACTAACTCCTCACACTTGAAACAGAAAAGCTCTTGTAGGTACACTGCACCACCGAGACAACACGCGGTGCAATGAAGTGGAAGTAGCGCTTGTACGAGCACCGCCTCCTCTGATTGGCGGAGGTGCCGgaccctttaatgacagcaagcagagatattgaagATTATGAGGGTAAAAAAACATAAGGCATATTAGACCTTTCACTAACGTGATTTGAATCATTTTGAGCGCAACTCCTGAGGAGTCCTGGAGTTACTATTCGTTTCTGTGAAGTTCTTGTCCATAATAAGAAAACACGGCAGCTTTCTTCAAGAGGTCAGCGCCACTCAAGCCCTCGGCGGTGCTGAAATaccacccatggacaggtgtggcgctgttttaggaagaaaacagccatgtttttggAGAACCTCTCGACATGtctaactacttgcatcccccacaTAATACTAGAATATCTATTCTTGTAAACTTATGTTGTACCAGCGTTACCAGTTTGAGGGACAGTCACTCAGCTTTCCGAGTCCTGAATGAACGATAGCATAGCTTGCCATTTGGgacaaaatgggggggggggggggcagttgagTAATGGTGGCCATATTAGTTGTCTAAGAAACTGCTGACCTGATACATGTCTGCAGAGCAGTGGTCtttaaactactactcccagcaagcCCCGACAGCCAGGACACGACTCACATGAAGGAGCACGATACCTGAGTCAGCAATTTCTGCTTCTCCTCTTGGAACTTCTGCCTCTCGTCCAGGATCTTAGTCTTGGCGTGCTCGTATTTGCTGGTGAGGTCTTGCATTTGCTCCTTGCCCTCAGAGACCTTCTTCTCGCACTGCAGGCGGAGAGACTCAAGTTCCTGCGTGTGCTTCTCCGACATCGTGGCCAATTCAGCCTGCATTTTCTTCAGCTCCTGCTCGTATGATTGGGACAGAGTCTTATTCTCTCCGGCCAAGTGCTTCTTCTCTTCCTGAAGGGATGCCATTTGGTTAAGATGATCCTTCATCTCCTTTTGCAGAGTCTCCAACATCTTCTCCTTCTGAACCAAGGTTCCTCTCAGGGAGGCCACAGACGCTGCCTCTGCTTTGATTTTTTCCAGTTCGACCTGTAGACTCTCAGCGGTCTTCTGGTTTTGAAGAAGTTCCTCCTTGTGTTGGCTTTCCCTTAGAGTCTGCTCGGCCTTTATTTCTTGGTAGAGGTTTCGAACAGATGACAGTTCCTCGAGCTGCCGCTGGATGGTGGACATCCCATCCTCCTTCTGGCTGCACTTCTCCTGCCAGACCTTTACATCCTTCTCTAGTTTTTCTGTAGTTACCTGGTAAGACGATAGGGTTTTTTGAAGCTCTTCTACAGTCATCCTTTGCTTTTCAGCTGCCTCCTTGTAGGACGCAGCCTCGGCTGTTAGGTTTTGGATGATACCTTGTTTCTCCAAAAGTTCCTTGGTAGATGTTTCAAACTTTTCCTGGACTGTTCTCAGCTGCTTCTCTAGCCCATGGCTTTTACCAGCTTCTTTTGCTAAAAGCTCTTTGGCCTCGACACAGCTGCTCTCATTGCTGGCCAGCTTGGTGGCCAGATTATTCACCTCCTTCTGTAGGCTTTGTATCTCTTCTGCCTTCTTCTCAATTTCCTTCTGATGTTGGGCTACTTGCTCCTTGGTTCCAGATAACTCCTTTTCATATTCCTGAGAGGTGGACTTGACACAAGTCAGCTCCCGGCTTGATTCACTCAATGACTTTTGGCTTTGCTCCAGTTCCTGAACCTTGTGGTACAGCTCTTTTTTCAAAGCTTCTAAGGAAGCGTCTGTCTCAGATTGCAAAGCTTGAGACTCTTCCAACTGCTTCACGAGCTCGGACATCTTGTGTCGTTCCTGCTGGACCTCAGCTGCTAAGGTTTGCATTCCCTTTTGATGCTGCTCAGATGCCGAAGCCTTTTCGGAGGCTGCAGTTTTAGCGTCAGAGGCCTCCTTACGAGCGACGCTGACAGCATCTTCTAGTCCACTGCATCTACTCTCTAGTTCAGCAGTCCTGGACTGAAGAGCTTGCACTTCCCCTAATGTATCTTGGTACTGCTGCTGGACAGAAGCCCCTTCGCGTATCTTGCTTTCAAGGTCTTGCTCCAATCGTTCCACCTGTCGGTCTCTTTCAGAGAGCGTGGCTTTCAGGGCACTCATCTCAGAGTCTGTGGCTTTGATGGTTTGGATATGGTGTTTGATCTGTTCCTCTTGTGAGGTGCTATGCTCTTTTAAGGCTTTCAGTGCCTCCACTTCTTTCACGAGACTGgctgcattgtctttttcctTCCGGATCTTTTCCTCCTTAGAAGCGATTTCTTTGGTAAGTCTGTCAAGCTCGCTCTCCTTCATCGTAATGAGATCAAGAGAGCGCGACAGTTCGTTCTGCAGAGCCGAAAACTCGTTTTTGTGGACGTCCATATATTTCTGCAGCTGAGCCTCCGCTTCCAGTTTAGCTTCTCGCTCGATCTTCAGGTCCCCGAGGACTTTTTCCTTCTCCCTTGCCAGACAACGACCCACCTCTTCTTTCTCGGCGAGCTCCTGCTGATGCTTTACCTGAGACTCTTTAAGCTGTTTGCTCATCTGCTCCAACTCTTCAGAAAGCTTCTGGACAGCGTGTTCGCCTTCTTTGACAGTTCCGTGCATTGAATTTATTTTTGACTCCAAAGTCAAGATCTTCTCAGATTTCTGTTCTTCCAGACATTTTAAGGCGGCTTCTAAATTGACTGTTTTGTGTTTCTCATCAGAAAGCTCTTTGGACAGGACTTCAAGCTCCCGCACTTTATTGCTGCACGTCCTTTCTAGCTGAGACACGTGTTCGGCTTCCTCCCGCTGCGCCGAGTGGAGCTTCTCTTCAGTAGACTGGATGGTATGAAGCATCTTCTGCTCTTGCACTTCCCTCTCTTTGAGCTGAGCCTTGGCTGAGGAGAGTTCGGACTCCAGGTGGCGTACCTGATCAAGTTGCGCGGACATGGCGGCTTTGGCCTCGGCTTCCATTTCAGACACTTTTAACCGCTCGTTAGTCAGCTGCTTGCAGACCTCATCGTGATCCTTCTTTAACCTTTCGATGTCCGCTTCCACCTGACTGGAGGTTTCGGCTCGCTCTTTCCAGGTGCACATTTCCTTCTGGAGTTTATCGATTTCCTCCTCTCGTTGCCGCACCGCAGAGGAGGATTCATGCAGCTTCTGCTGCAGGTTCTCAGTTTTTGCTCCGAGTTCTTCTTCTAATTGTGCGACCTTAGACTCAAGCGTCTTAACTGCAGACTTCTCTTTGCAGAGTTCATTGACGGCCTGGTCTCTGCTTTCCTGTAAGATCTTCACGTCTCCTTCCAGCTCAGAACTTTTCTGCCGCTCACTCTGGAGTATAGCAGAGGTTTTCTTCTCATTTTCCAATAGTTCCTTCAGGTTTTCCACAGTCTGCTCCAGGGACAACAGCTGTTCTttaatttttgcattttcttCACTGATCAGCTCCATCCCAGACACGCTCTCCTCGTACATTCTCAGCTGAGTCTCTTGTTCAGAGATCTGCGTCTTCAGCAACTCCAAAGTGGCGGTGTGAGACTTGCTCTGGTTATCGTTCTCAGCGTCAAGGGCCTGACATTTGGCAATCAAGTCCAAAATGGTGGCATCCAACTC
This is a stretch of genomic DNA from Bufo gargarizans isolate SCDJY-AF-19 chromosome 3, ASM1485885v1, whole genome shotgun sequence. It encodes these proteins:
- the NUMA1 gene encoding nuclear mitotic apparatus protein 1 isoform X1, translating into MSLHGTLMESLLTWVNSLKVDEPIVQLSQMQDLNIFIKIVTKLNGNVDDAARILEQPLEDRLKFLQRHCRCGSRAEDLVQWQKILLGENSELEICKVIVLLFYVSNMKCKNSQEWETFDHKTQTELASILRFVLDNEDDPSLDDRLISFLQRKAARVISSSDSASSSDETMSPNLPARKTQVRFLELHRIASSSTLKSLPLDSPSSPISEVLHMPQFQIRRLRKQLIEGRDLRDELELELSETKKRMAEKEAQIFLMQQRIERLVVLSEKQADQQEPQEMKELREKNESLMIRLRDALKQCQDMKTDRNQLERKNDQLSDENGDLSYKVRDLSSRLAQLQDALNETSEEHEASVAAWQKQQSQLENELNAAITEKKSLEERNQILQEKISMLEDQLKMLRDSESHDKGERLGDVLKLEHLQQEVVALNAKSSELQARITHVEEEKMAAKADLESQRSRFETEKLQLQDIVTNLQTSLSEITFQKEKQDQDARLQEEKLTCQITTLKLEISKLKTSLVQKDQELSGLHKEVEEERRRRGQVEIVLQKQEESSKKSIAELNHQVDHLGSTLRQTEAKLLELNEQLGLNTQQVLSLQQERDKFVGERDSAITMFNEYKNTKEEEVNALGKTYQALQNDNTAGLVAMEEVKKEKAELTLKVQELDATILDLIAKCQALDAENDNQSKSHTATLELLKTQISEQETQLRMYEESVSGMELISEENAKIKEQLLSLEQTVENLKELLENEKKTSAILQSERQKSSELEGDVKILQESRDQAVNELCKEKSAVKTLESKVAQLEEELGAKTENLQQKLHESSSAVRQREEEIDKLQKEMCTWKERAETSSQVEADIERLKKDHDEVCKQLTNERLKVSEMEAEAKAAMSAQLDQVRHLESELSSAKAQLKEREVQEQKMLHTIQSTEEKLHSAQREEAEHVSQLERTCSNKVRELEVLSKELSDEKHKTVNLEAALKCLEEQKSEKILTLESKINSMHGTVKEGEHAVQKLSEELEQMSKQLKESQVKHQQELAEKEEVGRCLAREKEKVLGDLKIEREAKLEAEAQLQKYMDVHKNEFSALQNELSRSLDLITMKESELDRLTKEIASKEEKIRKEKDNAASLVKEVEALKALKEHSTSQEEQIKHHIQTIKATDSEMSALKATLSERDRQVERLEQDLESKIREGASVQQQYQDTLGEVQALQSRTAELESRCSGLEDAVSVARKEASDAKTAASEKASASEQHQKGMQTLAAEVQQERHKMSELVKQLEESQALQSETDASLEALKKELYHKVQELEQSQKSLSESSRELTCVKSTSQEYEKELSGTKEQVAQHQKEIEKKAEEIQSLQKEVNNLATKLASNESSCVEAKELLAKEAGKSHGLEKQLRTVQEKFETSTKELLEKQGIIQNLTAEAASYKEAAEKQRMTVEELQKTLSSYQVTTEKLEKDVKVWQEKCSQKEDGMSTIQRQLEELSSVRNLYQEIKAEQTLRESQHKEELLQNQKTAESLQVELEKIKAEAASVASLRGTLVQKEKMLETLQKEMKDHLNQMASLQEEKKHLAGENKTLSQSYEQELKKMQAELATMSEKHTQELESLRLQCEKKVSEGKEQMQDLTSKYEHAKTKILDERQKFQEEKQKLLTQVDQLEAAKKEQSDQVRELNKQINQQEKTIRSQQQKLKQDGETHDEVEKTRKKVSELEEQLEKQVQAVEHYKTQMDKAKVHYDAKKQQNQQLSDELASITREQDKLRKESSDLKVQSERLHKELQLSLLQTKEAEENCKTLSGQVRSLQAQVEYADRQLRELGKFQVSTDAMKSRETLRLPRVTRSRADVSIDSLDMSDEEEHPMNSTRKNGRSHQGASTSTAKSVSPEPQSSNRLPRKVESLESLYFTPIPNRAQSKLDSSIGSIGDLSLDSTKKTRSARRRTTQVINITMTKRTQEEVEPEPESANTSFYSLRSAPSQQNLQQPNKTRRGGKPQPAFSAPALTSLPSLESLVKTEHTSSDDSLNNSVLMSLPGYRPTTRSSARLSQTGGRNSFYLSTCQDEPDPQEDWTRIAEMQQRNRACPPHLKTCYPVESRPSVLASTITDEEVKTGDPKETMRRATLLPSQIQESMGSTRRMTLGSSGGEHSWGGSGITTRQQMKRVSEETHYGPDTPESKKSASCFPRPNTPKDKPESRRLSVADRKPNISQQSSTSRRQSMAFSILNTPKKLGSSLLKRGLNKKSTPKSTPQGRGSTSKSPNLGIRKSPSRKSPRAAAKSPKTNKFFERSQKRNK
- the NUMA1 gene encoding nuclear mitotic apparatus protein 1 isoform X2, which translates into the protein MSLHGTLMESLLTWVNSLKVDEPIVQLSQMQDLNIFIKIVTKLNGNVDDAARILEQPLEDRLKFLQRHCRCGSRAEDLVQWQKILLGENSELEICKVIVLLFYVSNMKCKNSQEWETFDHKTQTELASILRFVLDNEDDPSLDDRLISFLQRKARVISSSDSASSSDETMSPNLPARKTQVRFLELHRIASSSTLKSLPLDSPSSPISEVLHMPQFQIRRLRKQLIEGRDLRDELELELSETKKRMAEKEAQIFLMQQRIERLVVLSEKQADQQEPQEMKELREKNESLMIRLRDALKQCQDMKTDRNQLERKNDQLSDENGDLSYKVRDLSSRLAQLQDALNETSEEHEASVAAWQKQQSQLENELNAAITEKKSLEERNQILQEKISMLEDQLKMLRDSESHDKGERLGDVLKLEHLQQEVVALNAKSSELQARITHVEEEKMAAKADLESQRSRFETEKLQLQDIVTNLQTSLSEITFQKEKQDQDARLQEEKLTCQITTLKLEISKLKTSLVQKDQELSGLHKEVEEERRRRGQVEIVLQKQEESSKKSIAELNHQVDHLGSTLRQTEAKLLELNEQLGLNTQQVLSLQQERDKFVGERDSAITMFNEYKNTKEEEVNALGKTYQALQNDNTAGLVAMEEVKKEKAELTLKVQELDATILDLIAKCQALDAENDNQSKSHTATLELLKTQISEQETQLRMYEESVSGMELISEENAKIKEQLLSLEQTVENLKELLENEKKTSAILQSERQKSSELEGDVKILQESRDQAVNELCKEKSAVKTLESKVAQLEEELGAKTENLQQKLHESSSAVRQREEEIDKLQKEMCTWKERAETSSQVEADIERLKKDHDEVCKQLTNERLKVSEMEAEAKAAMSAQLDQVRHLESELSSAKAQLKEREVQEQKMLHTIQSTEEKLHSAQREEAEHVSQLERTCSNKVRELEVLSKELSDEKHKTVNLEAALKCLEEQKSEKILTLESKINSMHGTVKEGEHAVQKLSEELEQMSKQLKESQVKHQQELAEKEEVGRCLAREKEKVLGDLKIEREAKLEAEAQLQKYMDVHKNEFSALQNELSRSLDLITMKESELDRLTKEIASKEEKIRKEKDNAASLVKEVEALKALKEHSTSQEEQIKHHIQTIKATDSEMSALKATLSERDRQVERLEQDLESKIREGASVQQQYQDTLGEVQALQSRTAELESRCSGLEDAVSVARKEASDAKTAASEKASASEQHQKGMQTLAAEVQQERHKMSELVKQLEESQALQSETDASLEALKKELYHKVQELEQSQKSLSESSRELTCVKSTSQEYEKELSGTKEQVAQHQKEIEKKAEEIQSLQKEVNNLATKLASNESSCVEAKELLAKEAGKSHGLEKQLRTVQEKFETSTKELLEKQGIIQNLTAEAASYKEAAEKQRMTVEELQKTLSSYQVTTEKLEKDVKVWQEKCSQKEDGMSTIQRQLEELSSVRNLYQEIKAEQTLRESQHKEELLQNQKTAESLQVELEKIKAEAASVASLRGTLVQKEKMLETLQKEMKDHLNQMASLQEEKKHLAGENKTLSQSYEQELKKMQAELATMSEKHTQELESLRLQCEKKVSEGKEQMQDLTSKYEHAKTKILDERQKFQEEKQKLLTQVDQLEAAKKEQSDQVRELNKQINQQEKTIRSQQQKLKQDGETHDEVEKTRKKVSELEEQLEKQVQAVEHYKTQMDKAKVHYDAKKQQNQQLSDELASITREQDKLRKESSDLKVQSERLHKELQLSLLQTKEAEENCKTLSGQVRSLQAQVEYADRQLRELGKFQVSTDAMKSRETLRLPRVTRSRADVSIDSLDMSDEEEHPMNSTRKNGRSHQGASTSTAKSVSPEPQSSNRLPRKVESLESLYFTPIPNRAQSKLDSSIGSIGDLSLDSTKKTRSARRRTTQVINITMTKRTQEEVEPEPESANTSFYSLRSAPSQQNLQQPNKTRRGGKPQPAFSAPALTSLPSLESLVKTEHTSSDDSLNNSVLMSLPGYRPTTRSSARLSQTGGRNSFYLSTCQDEPDPQEDWTRIAEMQQRNRACPPHLKTCYPVESRPSVLASTITDEEVKTGDPKETMRRATLLPSQIQESMGSTRRMTLGSSGGEHSWGGSGITTRQQMKRVSEETHYGPDTPESKKSASCFPRPNTPKDKPESRRLSVADRKPNISQQSSTSRRQSMAFSILNTPKKLGSSLLKRGLNKKSTPKSTPQGRGSTSKSPNLGIRKSPSRKSPRAAAKSPKTNKFFERSQKRNK